One segment of Anser cygnoides isolate HZ-2024a breed goose chromosome 5, Taihu_goose_T2T_genome, whole genome shotgun sequence DNA contains the following:
- the ANGEL1 gene encoding protein angel homolog 1 isoform X2 codes for MSSLSDLNSAPEVTWCAGQQLTELCALASSEPQDHAVTKLEKLPEEETVAVVGSAPWAAVVPQTDHQIAGCAPVGVGGQHEDPAVLAWSLAGGAEMVPTEPPAWPVQDAVQFCPLLEEVPYHEILWRDWEDLSVQPCDLEQASKNTPLFEFRVMSYNILAQDLVEQGHDLYLHCPPDILNWDYRLPNLLQEIQHWDPDVLCLQEVQENHYWEQLEPTFKKMGFACFYKRRTGRKTDGCAVCFKDSRFQLISVSPIEYFRPGLDVLNRDNVGLVLLLQPLLPEGLDLKAVSPLCVANTHVLFNPRRGDIKLAQMALLLAEIDKIAKTPEGSYYPVILCGDLNSVPDSPLYKFIRNGQLSYHGMPAWKVSGQEDFSQQLHSRKLVAPLWPCSLGVTDNCQYVTRCQPKKLGRRKYSRDFLLQFHFCDVACERPPQLVLLEGVTDAKPDRPAYWPKHAAVVNDPDLQPLIPRSSGVIQHGLNLTSVYSHFLPQRGRPEVTTMPMGLGATVDYIFYSAEPVENGSRGGRRLYRDGVLKLLGRLSLLSEDVLLMANGLPNPFCSSDHLCLLASFGLEVSSLREG; via the exons ATGAGTAGCCTCAGCGACCTGAATTCGGCTCCAGAAGTCACGTGGTGTGCCGGTCAGCAGCTTACGGAGCTATGTGCCTTGGCTTCTTCAGAACCACAAGATCACGCAGTGACTAAACTGGAAAAATTACCGGAGGAGGAGACAGTGGCTGTAGTAGGCAGCGCTCCTTGGGCAGCTGTGGTGCCACAGACGGATCACCAGATAGCAGGCTGTGCCCCTGTCGGTGTAGGAGGACAGCATGAAGACCCAGCCGTGCTGGCATGGAGCTTAGCAGGTGGTGCAGAGATGGTGCCAACGGAGCCCCCTGCCTGGCCCGTTCAGGATGCAGTACAATTTTGTCCTCTCCTGGAGGAGGTACCCTACCACG AAATTTTATGGAGAGACTGGGAGGATCTTTCTGTCCAGCCTTGTGACCTAGAGCAGGCTTCAAAAAATACTCCTCTCTTTGAATTTCGAGTCATGTCTTACAACATCCTGGCCCAGGACCTGGTGGAACAGGGCCATGATCTTTACCTACACTGTCCTCCAGACATCCTGAACTGGGACTACCGCCTTCCAAACCTCTTACAGGAGATCCAGCACTGGGATCCTGAT GTTCTGTGTCTCCAGGAGGTGCAAGAGAACCATTACTGGGAGCAGCTGGAACCAACATTCAAGAAAATGG GCTTTGCATGCTTCTATAAACGGAGGACTGGGAGAAAGACCGATGGCTGTGCAGTGTGCTTTAAGGACAGCAGGTTCCAGCTGATCAGCGTCAGCCCCATAGAGTATTTCCGCCCTGGCCTGGACGTCCTCAATCGGGATAACGTGGGCTTGGTGTTGCTGCTAcagcctctgctcccagagGGTCTCGATCTGAAGGCAGTCAGTCCTCTGTGCGTGGCCAACACTCACGTGTTGTTCAATCCCCGGCGGGGAGATATCAAACTTGCCCAGATGGCCTTGCTCCTAGCAGAGATTGACAAGATTGCAAAAACTCCTGAAGGCAGCTACTATCCTGTCATCTTATGTGGAGACCTGAACTCTGTACCTGATTCTCCACTTTACAAATTCATCCGGAATGGTCAGCTTTCCTATCACGGGATGCCAGCCTGGAAG GTGTCCGGTCAGGAAGACTTTTCCCAGCAGTTGCATTCACGGAAACTGGTGGCCCCGCTGTGGCCATGTTCACTGGGTGTAACAGACAACTGCCAATATGTTACTCGGTGCCAGCCAAAGAAACTGG GCAGACGTAAGTACAGCCGGGACTTCCTGCTCCAGTTCCATTTTTGCGATGTTGCCTGTGAACGACCACCACAACTAGTCCTCTTGGAAGGTGTGACAGATGCTAAACCAG ACCGCCCTGCATACTGGCCCAAGCACGCTGCCGTAGTGAATGACCCAGATCTCCAGCCACTCATTCCAAG GTCTTCAGGTGTTATCCAGCATGGCCTCAACCTGACCTCTGTCTACAGCCACTTCCTGCCACAGAGGGGACGCCCAGAGGTCACAACCATGCCCATGGGACTTGGTGCTACCGTTGATTATATCTTCTACTCAGCAGAGCCTGTGGAAAATGGGAGCAGAGGGG GTCGCAGGCTGTACCGGGATGGAGTCCTGAAGCTACTTGGCcgcctttcccttctctctgaaGATGTCTTGTTGATGGCAAATGGCTTACCAAATCCTTTTTGTTCATCTGATCATCTCTGCCTGCTGGCTAGCTTTGGCTTGGAGGTCTCCAGCCTCAGAGAGGGTTAG
- the ANGEL1 gene encoding protein angel homolog 1 isoform X1, with product MIGTVLCYVLLPAARLLRALRDAFFTCRKNVLLAKSTSTQIEGIFAATRGKLVQEEQEALLQQWLEEGAGNLPASESPPAVGKVSATLTSDWLEGSELLMSSLSDLNSAPEVTWCAGQQLTELCALASSEPQDHAVTKLEKLPEEETVAVVGSAPWAAVVPQTDHQIAGCAPVGVGGQHEDPAVLAWSLAGGAEMVPTEPPAWPVQDAVQFCPLLEEVPYHEILWRDWEDLSVQPCDLEQASKNTPLFEFRVMSYNILAQDLVEQGHDLYLHCPPDILNWDYRLPNLLQEIQHWDPDVLCLQEVQENHYWEQLEPTFKKMGFACFYKRRTGRKTDGCAVCFKDSRFQLISVSPIEYFRPGLDVLNRDNVGLVLLLQPLLPEGLDLKAVSPLCVANTHVLFNPRRGDIKLAQMALLLAEIDKIAKTPEGSYYPVILCGDLNSVPDSPLYKFIRNGQLSYHGMPAWKVSGQEDFSQQLHSRKLVAPLWPCSLGVTDNCQYVTRCQPKKLGRRKYSRDFLLQFHFCDVACERPPQLVLLEGVTDAKPDRPAYWPKHAAVVNDPDLQPLIPRSSGVIQHGLNLTSVYSHFLPQRGRPEVTTMPMGLGATVDYIFYSAEPVENGSRGGRRLYRDGVLKLLGRLSLLSEDVLLMANGLPNPFCSSDHLCLLASFGLEVSSLREG from the exons ATGATCGGCACCGTGCTGTGCTACGTGCTGCTGCCGGCCGCGCGGCTCCTCCGGGCCCTGCGAG atGCTTTCTTTACCTGTCGAAAGAATGTGCTTCTGGCGAAGAGCACGTCCACCCAGATAGAAGGCATCTTTGCTGCAACCAGAGGAAAGTTGGTCCAGGAAGAGCAAGAAGCTCTACTCCAGCAGTGgctggaggaaggagcagggaatCTGCCAGCCAGTGAGAGTCCTCCAGCAGTGGGGAAAGTATCAGCTACACTCACTAGTGACTGGTTAGAAGGTTCAGAGCTATTGATGAGTAGCCTCAGCGACCTGAATTCGGCTCCAGAAGTCACGTGGTGTGCCGGTCAGCAGCTTACGGAGCTATGTGCCTTGGCTTCTTCAGAACCACAAGATCACGCAGTGACTAAACTGGAAAAATTACCGGAGGAGGAGACAGTGGCTGTAGTAGGCAGCGCTCCTTGGGCAGCTGTGGTGCCACAGACGGATCACCAGATAGCAGGCTGTGCCCCTGTCGGTGTAGGAGGACAGCATGAAGACCCAGCCGTGCTGGCATGGAGCTTAGCAGGTGGTGCAGAGATGGTGCCAACGGAGCCCCCTGCCTGGCCCGTTCAGGATGCAGTACAATTTTGTCCTCTCCTGGAGGAGGTACCCTACCACG AAATTTTATGGAGAGACTGGGAGGATCTTTCTGTCCAGCCTTGTGACCTAGAGCAGGCTTCAAAAAATACTCCTCTCTTTGAATTTCGAGTCATGTCTTACAACATCCTGGCCCAGGACCTGGTGGAACAGGGCCATGATCTTTACCTACACTGTCCTCCAGACATCCTGAACTGGGACTACCGCCTTCCAAACCTCTTACAGGAGATCCAGCACTGGGATCCTGAT GTTCTGTGTCTCCAGGAGGTGCAAGAGAACCATTACTGGGAGCAGCTGGAACCAACATTCAAGAAAATGG GCTTTGCATGCTTCTATAAACGGAGGACTGGGAGAAAGACCGATGGCTGTGCAGTGTGCTTTAAGGACAGCAGGTTCCAGCTGATCAGCGTCAGCCCCATAGAGTATTTCCGCCCTGGCCTGGACGTCCTCAATCGGGATAACGTGGGCTTGGTGTTGCTGCTAcagcctctgctcccagagGGTCTCGATCTGAAGGCAGTCAGTCCTCTGTGCGTGGCCAACACTCACGTGTTGTTCAATCCCCGGCGGGGAGATATCAAACTTGCCCAGATGGCCTTGCTCCTAGCAGAGATTGACAAGATTGCAAAAACTCCTGAAGGCAGCTACTATCCTGTCATCTTATGTGGAGACCTGAACTCTGTACCTGATTCTCCACTTTACAAATTCATCCGGAATGGTCAGCTTTCCTATCACGGGATGCCAGCCTGGAAG GTGTCCGGTCAGGAAGACTTTTCCCAGCAGTTGCATTCACGGAAACTGGTGGCCCCGCTGTGGCCATGTTCACTGGGTGTAACAGACAACTGCCAATATGTTACTCGGTGCCAGCCAAAGAAACTGG GCAGACGTAAGTACAGCCGGGACTTCCTGCTCCAGTTCCATTTTTGCGATGTTGCCTGTGAACGACCACCACAACTAGTCCTCTTGGAAGGTGTGACAGATGCTAAACCAG ACCGCCCTGCATACTGGCCCAAGCACGCTGCCGTAGTGAATGACCCAGATCTCCAGCCACTCATTCCAAG GTCTTCAGGTGTTATCCAGCATGGCCTCAACCTGACCTCTGTCTACAGCCACTTCCTGCCACAGAGGGGACGCCCAGAGGTCACAACCATGCCCATGGGACTTGGTGCTACCGTTGATTATATCTTCTACTCAGCAGAGCCTGTGGAAAATGGGAGCAGAGGGG GTCGCAGGCTGTACCGGGATGGAGTCCTGAAGCTACTTGGCcgcctttcccttctctctgaaGATGTCTTGTTGATGGCAAATGGCTTACCAAATCCTTTTTGTTCATCTGATCATCTCTGCCTGCTGGCTAGCTTTGGCTTGGAGGTCTCCAGCCTCAGAGAGGGTTAG